gagagaaaaatttgaCAGCATCTTTTGTTcaaaatcactgcttttttttgagATGTTTCAACGTGGTACCGAATAGCATGCTGCTTCTTACTTGAAATATTCAAGTGCCATACCTCTCTCATTTTGCTCAGGAAAAACTAGTCAGCCGGtgtcttctttttccccagtgcaTATTTACAGTCACTTCTCAATCACATGTGAGGCTGTTCTCTGTACCACAACCAACTTCTCTGCAGGAAATTCTTAATCAGCAGCAACTCTTGAGAAAGGGGAACCTGTtcatggtgaagcccatggaGTCCTGGCCACTTTATTCATGAACTCCAATTCCCATTTGGACTTTAGCAAACTTCCTCAGAGTTCCTGTGCAGCCATGCTCAGTTGCTCAATGAAGTGAATCTCACCCACCTACCATGTGGGAATCTacaccagaagcagcagcctctgctacTGTGAAGGTGCCTTGGGTTGTGGCATCATCACCCTTACCCTAAAATTGACTGCTTATAGCTGGTCACATGAATCTTGCCTTTCAACTTTACTTTCTATAGCACTTACCACCAGATGTGCAACCACAGCCATGACAATGAACACCCTGTACCACCAAGGCAGCCTCAGCAGTGAGGCTAGACTAAGCGGTACTACACTATCATGACAGGAAAACTTCACTTTCCCCTCCAACCCTGCTCTGGTTACCTAAACTGCAAAGCTTGCCTTTCTTGACCCATTCTCTGTGTTCTCAGCACAGTCCTTGCTGACAATCACTTTTCAAAGTTTTGCCTCTAAACTCATCATGGTCAACAGAGACCCATCAGCTACAACAAGAGTTTTCACCCTgaaacagagaaagggaaggagaacagGACATGACAATACAAACCAACTTGACCTCATCCATTTCTAGGCTCCCGCTGTGTGAACAAGCACACCCATGTTACTGGTACAGGAGTGCTGAGGGTGTGCAGCAAGCTGAGCTTTCAGCATGCAATTTTGTTCTTGGCACCACAGACAACGATCACAAAACCTTGCTGTTTTGGCCACTGCCCCTTTCTACTATATTTCTGAGCACAAAAGAAATAAGAGCATTTCACAGTAACTTCAAGCTTAGTGACAGTGGACTTATTCTAGCTacctcttttaaaatgttttggaagtAATCCACAGAAGTTGTGAGCTATCTATCAGCCAAAAGTCCATTCAGTAAGTTTAGGGAGTAAGCAAAAGTTTTATTAGAAGTGGTTTGGAATaaagttttttatatatatatatatatatatatatatatatatatatgccaCAACTCCAGGTCTACATTTGTTACTGTCCACAAGATTAGAgcaataatgcaaaataattacattcaaAAGCAACTGCTATTTTAGCCAACAAACCCACGCAGCTTCCCATTTCAACCACCTACATACCATCCACCGGGCGTGCAAACCCCCGGACAAGCGACAAAAGCTGCACTGGGACACAGCAGAGGAAGCATCGCAGCTCCTCACCTTTTCCAGGGATTCCTTATGTACCAGGAACTTTTTTCAGTTAGATACAAGCAAAGCACCACTGCATGATGCTGTGTACGAAGGGCTCTTTTTGTCAAGGGCTGGtagggcagaggcaggaggctgcCAGACCCAGCCCAAGGGACTGCAGCAACCTCCCCCCCGGCATTCCGCCCGGCTCCTGCGCGCCCGGCCCCCTACGCTgcctgaaaataataaaaatccgGAAAAAACGGGTgcgggcagcagggagggggcgCGGCGGCCCAGGCCCGGGTGTGGCGGGGCTCCCCCTCCGCAGGGCCCCGTGCAaagccccgccgggcccggccccgtGGCTCACACCGAGCGGGCCCCCcgggggccggccgggccgctCCTCGGGCCCAgccgcccggcccgcggccccctccccgcggcggggcgAGCGGCGCGGCCGGCGGGAGGCGCGGGGGGGGCCATGGGGGAGCGGCGGGCAGGCCGCGGGCAggccccgggggggcggcgggaggcccATGACCCGCGGCGGCCGCAGAGCCGAGGCGGGCCGCACGGGCGCCCGGCCGTCCTCGGGGGACTCTGCGCAGGGAGAACATGGGGATTAgggcccgccgccggcccgccgccctctgcccgccgctgcccgccgcctaCCTCGGGTGtcggcggggagcggcgccgGCGCCGCAGGGGCGCCGCCCTCGAGTCCCGGCAACAGCCGCTGCCCAGCGCACATGGACTTTAGTACCTGGAAGACGGCGAGCGGCGCCACGTTCATGCGCAGCAGGTCCAGCAGCACCCTGCGGGGACACCCGTCAGCGGAGGTACCGGCACCGGGGCCACGGGCGGTCGCCATCGGCGGTCGCCCCCGCCACTCACCGGAACACCTCTGGGTCCAGTCCGCTACCCGCCGCCTGCGCCAACTCGAACAGCTCCCCCTCCTCCGCGCTCAGCAGCTGCTTCCGCCGCAGCCGCGCCTCCGCcatcgccgccgccgccatcaTCCCTCCTGCTGCCGTCTCCGACATGGCGGCGCCCCCTCCCGGCCCCTTACCGCACCgccgccccggcagcccgcgCTGCACGGCCCGGGCCCAGGCCCCTTTCCTCCTGCCCACGCGCGCCCGACAGGGGGCAGCGGCGCTCCAGCTgcagccggggctgcccggcggcCCCCGGGCCTCCTCCGTCCGAACCCGCTTCGGGCTCCCCGGCAGTCCCCCGGGCCGGCTGCCTGCGGCCTGGGCCCGTAAAGCGGCGCTCATGGGGGTTTCTGGGtgtcctccccaggctgccctTCAGATGCACTGTGCGTGCCTGCCTTTGCCGCTTGCGAGGCTACGGGCCTCCCTCCGGCTCCCCGGGCCTCCCTCCGGCTCCAGGCCCGGCCCCAGCTGGCTGGAGGGGACCTGCCGGTGGCCCCCCCCTACCTCTCGGTTTAGTTACACCGGCCTCCTTTCCTCAAAGCAGACAGCTGCCCCAACCTTCAAATCGGAGGCCTTGGTCATCATCCACCAGGCTGTGGCTCCCTGCACCAAcccttttcagctgcttttccacaAGCTGTCACACTTTTAGCTGAGAAAAAATGTGGTGGGTTTTTATTCCTACAGGAATAGACACGCTAAGTACATGGTGGAGGAGATCACGGTGAGGATCCTGAGCTTTCCCTGTGTCCACTTCTCTGTGGGCAGGTGGACATGTCCTTGATGTAGCCAGCAAACAAGGATGACAACCTCACTCCCTTGCTGGATTTCCACTTGTATTTTTCCCACTGGAAGACGGAAATAGCTGGTTCTCCTCATTGTCATGGTAATTTGGGTGACTTTTCTTTGTGTGACcatcctctgcccccaaagTGATCCAGATCCTGTATCACGGGGAGCAACTCTGGATTTTGGGTTTAATCTCCTGTCCCTGGACAGGGGTAGGGAATGGAGCTAGTGAGAGACAACGGGAGCGCTTTGGGCCACGGGCAGTGGAGCAGATTTGGGTGCAGAGAAGCCATATGTGCCAGCTGCCTCGTGAAGCTACAGGAAGATAATCACCTGTTTATACATCCCAATGTTCacctctgccaggctgcagcatctCTAATGTTCCCAAGCCAGCAGAGACCATCTGGCATTGTAGGgggaagaaaactggaaatctGGGTCTTGAGTGGCATCATGGTGAGGAGACGTCAAGCTGAGATTGAAGTTCCTCCATCTAAATGGAAATGAGCATCACCTCCACCATCGAGAGAGGGGGGAAAcatctctccctgctccccccatcccagcacaTACAGAGGCTATGGACAGACCAGCTGCGCTGCTGAATGGATAGCAGAGCACCAGGGCATGATGGAGGGAtgccctgcccccctcccctggcaTCACCATGAAAGACCCCATCTCATCCCTGCATCAAGCCGCAGGAGAGAGATGCTTCTGCTCCACACCCCAACCAACCTGCAAATGTGTCGAAATCATCACCCGCCACCAGGTGACTGGACCTTGTGTCCTGATGGTTCAGCCTTGCTAACAGACAGACGTTTACTGCAGCTGCCAAAATGGGAATGAGATGTACAATGATAAAAGAAGGATCTTGCTGCTAATGGCCCTGAGCAGGACCAGCCCAGCAGGGACGATTATCACCGTGATGATagtgggagcagctgctgccattgTCTGTGGGGCCAACAATGCCAGAGCCACAAAGCTTGAGGTCACCCTGAATGATGGTTGGACTTTCAGAAGGACCCTCAGCTGAGTGGGGCAGTGCAGAGTCTGCCATGCAGAGGACACTGGGCAACATCCCTGTGCTTGCTCTCTTGCCTGCTGTGGTGTatgatgtgctgctgcttcctttggGACTGAATGGAAGTCAAATAAATGCAAGGGCAAGTGCCCTCACCACATAGGTGATGCACTCTCCAGTCCTTCTTGGTCCCACCTAGAGCACTTCCCCCAGCCCATGGTGTCTGGGAGCTCAGCTACAAGTCACAGCAGAAGAGGGCAAGATGTTTTTTAGCTCAGCTCCTctatggaaaaaaggaaaaccagaaaccaCATTCCCTATGACAAACTGGAGAAGTCTCAGTTTGTACCTCCTCCtttccagccccagctggcagctctccCTGCATGCTCTGGTCACCAGCATCACAAATAGGGCTGGAGACTTTCCCAGGGCAAGGGATGGGAGACCCTTCCTCTCCTGTGCTTCCATCACAGGCTGCTGTAGGCCATGGCTGTGGATCATGCCTTCCTCACCTTTCTTGGTGTAGGCCTGGATGGGCACATTGTGCACCTTCTTCAAGTGACAACACTCTTCTCTGGACTGTATGGTCTCTTTTGCCCTCTGAAGGATTTCTGGGGTCTCTGGTATCCCAGTTTTCCCCTTTTGCTCTCCCAAGCCAACAGGTCAATAGAGAAAGTCACTGGGATGCCATAAACATCCCCTGAGAAGACCTCAGTTACTGGAGCTGCAATCTGGGTAGCACCTAGGACTCTGGCTTAAATGACATTTGGTGGGACACTGGGTCTTCCTGCCTGCCAGAGACACCCTCCATTACCTCTGGCAGGACTTTAACACCTAGTCACCACACAGCCCATGGTTTCCATAGCAGGACATGAGCTAGGACAGCCCAGGATGGTAGTGCCAGGCTGCATCTCAGCCCTTGTAAGATACAGTTACAAGAGGGGCTGAGCAGATGGGGGCAGAGGAGGCTCACACAGTCTTTgtgtgcagaaggaaaagggattTAGGAGCAACACAGAACCTGCTATCTTTACCATAAATTACCTGCCAGAGTTGGGGGTTGCTCAGATGTCAAAACATGATGCTGGTGCCTTGCACACATGCAGAAAGCACCACTGCAATGTGCCTATCCAGGCCCCGCAAGGCACCTGCATGGGAAAGCAGCTGATGCACATGCAATAAAGCAGGATATTATG
This genomic stretch from Falco naumanni isolate bFalNau1 chromosome 7, bFalNau1.pat, whole genome shotgun sequence harbors:
- the LOC121090971 gene encoding mitotic-spindle organizing protein 2-like isoform X2 — protein: MSAALRAQAAGSRPGGLPGSPKRVRTEEARGPPGSPGCSWSAAAPCRARVGRRKGAWARAVQRGLPGRRCGKGPGGGAAMSETAAGGMMAAAAMAEARLRRKQLLSAEEGELFELAQAAGSGLDPEVFRVLLDLLRMNVAPLAVFQVLKSMCAGQRLLPGLEGGAPAAPAPLPADTREIKPVLLSVAPRL
- the LOC121090971 gene encoding mitotic-spindle organizing protein 2B-like isoform X1; amino-acid sequence: MSAALRAQAAGSRPGGLPGSPKRVRTEEARGPPGSPGCSWSAAAPCRARVGRRKGAWARAVQRGLPGRRCGKGPGGGAAMSETAAGGMMAAAAMAEARLRRKQLLSAEEGELFELAQAAGSGLDPEVFRVLLDLLRMNVAPLAVFQVLKSMCAGQRLLPGLEGGAPAAPAPLPADTRGRNKTSSAVSGTQVVAERTSREGSAQRTPRQPSASRLQKAGASGKNSGGGNST
- the LOC121090971 gene encoding mitotic-spindle organizing protein 2-like isoform X3, giving the protein MSAALRAQAAGSRPGGLPGSPKRVRTEEARGPPGSPGCSWSAAAPCRARVGRRKGAWARAVQRGLPGRRCGKGPGGGAAMSETAAGGMMAAAAMAEARLRRKQLLSAEEGELFELAQAAGSGLDPEVFRVLLDLLRMNVAPLAVFQVLKSMCAGQRLLPGLEGGAPAAPAPLPADTRGVMSRSNYEGTLK